One genomic region from Rosa rugosa chromosome 1, drRosRugo1.1, whole genome shotgun sequence encodes:
- the LOC133736633 gene encoding uncharacterized protein LOC133736633 isoform X2: MPELFSLSSPNKVKLSSPLKHFQPHPFIFPNQVTIQLFSQVTIQLFSLLYHYRSTLISCLILLFSPAFQSLLLFLFFWLMKISQVSFFIAQVSFFMICSCWKKSPWILCLQMVWTKTYNLITHVVSLKALLSMKEEQQDYQWALEMFSKLLGADNHPVAIITDRELALMKAIQRARNFLNFLKCGSL; this comes from the exons ATGCCAgaacttttctctctttcttctccaaacAAAGTCAAACTCTCTTCTCCACTGAAACATTTCCAACCTCATCCATTCATCTTTCCAAACCAGGTCACAATCCAACTTTTCTCCCAGGTCACAATCCAACTTTTCTCTTTACTATATCACTATAGATCTACTCTAATTTCATGTTTAATTTTGCTTTTCTCTCCTGCATTTCAATCGTTGTTACtgttccttttcttttggcTCATGAAGATATCACAAGTTTCTTTCTTCATAGCACAAGTTTCTTTCTTTATGATTTGTAG CTGCTGGAAGAAGagcccttggattctctgtctTCAGATGGTATGGACGAAGACTTACAATCTAATCACACATGTAGTATCATTGAAGGCCCTATTGTCAATG AAAGAGGAACAACAAGATTATCAGTGGGCTCTTGAAATGTTCAGTAAGTTATTGGGAGCTGATAATCATCCAGTGGCGATTATAACTGATAGGGAGTTGGCATTAATGAAGGCAATACAG
- the LOC133736633 gene encoding uncharacterized protein LOC133736633 isoform X3 has product MPELFSLSSPNKVKLSSPLKHFQPHPFIFPNQVTIQLFSQLLEEEPLDSLSSDGMDEDLQSNHTCSIIEGPIVNGSSMIDASDEFLSLSTKLFENREDLISDVRKIGLLQGYVMVIKRSKGNRYVVIEPTLHLRTRKRIRLLVR; this is encoded by the exons ATGCCAgaacttttctctctttcttctccaaacAAAGTCAAACTCTCTTCTCCACTGAAACATTTCCAACCTCATCCATTCATCTTTCCAAACCAGGTCACAATCCAACTTTTCTCCCAG CTGCTGGAAGAAGagcccttggattctctgtctTCAGATGGTATGGACGAAGACTTACAATCTAATCACACATGTAGTATCATTGAAGGCCCTATTGTCAATG GCTCCTCTATGATTGATGCTTCTGATGAATTCTTGTCATTATCGACTAAACTTTTTGAAAACCGAGAAGACCTCATTAGTGATGTTCGTAAGATTGGGTTGTTGCAAGGGTATGTTATGGTAATCAAAAGATCTAAAGGCAATAGATATGTGGTTATCGAACCTACTTTACACTTGAGGACAAGAAAAAGAATTCGGCTTCTCGTCAGATAA
- the LOC133736633 gene encoding uncharacterized protein LOC133736633 isoform X4: MPELFSLSSPNKVKLSSPLKHFQPHPFIFPNQLLEEEPLDSLSSDGMDEDLQSNHTCSIIEGPIVNGSSMIDASDEFLSLSTKLFENREDLISDVRKIGLLQGYVMVIKRSKGNRYVVIEPTLHLRTRKRIRLLVR, from the exons ATGCCAgaacttttctctctttcttctccaaacAAAGTCAAACTCTCTTCTCCACTGAAACATTTCCAACCTCATCCATTCATCTTTCCAAACCAG CTGCTGGAAGAAGagcccttggattctctgtctTCAGATGGTATGGACGAAGACTTACAATCTAATCACACATGTAGTATCATTGAAGGCCCTATTGTCAATG GCTCCTCTATGATTGATGCTTCTGATGAATTCTTGTCATTATCGACTAAACTTTTTGAAAACCGAGAAGACCTCATTAGTGATGTTCGTAAGATTGGGTTGTTGCAAGGGTATGTTATGGTAATCAAAAGATCTAAAGGCAATAGATATGTGGTTATCGAACCTACTTTACACTTGAGGACAAGAAAAAGAATTCGGCTTCTCGTCAGATAA